From Streptomyces sp. NBC_00683, one genomic window encodes:
- a CDS encoding M20 family metallopeptidase, which translates to MLTDLEQLVVCESFSADHAALARSAQVVGALGTELLGTAPETIVIDGVSHLRWAFGPPRVLLLGHHDTVWPTGSLKARPWSVSDGIARGPGVLDMKAGLVQMFHALASLSSLDGVCVLVNGDEEVGSPTSRALIEETARGCVAALVLEPSANERGALKTARKGTSRYEVVVHGRAAHAGLEPEKGVNASIEAAHQVLAIAGLAASPSLTDSVLGAPTVTPTLLSAGTTLNTVPALARVVVDVRVPSLAAQDRIDGLLRALTPRTSGARLSVRGGMRRRPLEPESSAELFALAAEIASELGQEPLHGMAVGGASDGNCTAGAGCPTLDGLGAVGGGAHADTEHVDVSQLIPRTRLLAQLIARTRR; encoded by the coding sequence ATGCTGACCGACCTGGAGCAACTCGTGGTCTGCGAGTCCTTCTCGGCCGACCACGCCGCGCTGGCCCGCAGCGCCCAGGTGGTCGGTGCCCTGGGCACGGAGCTGCTCGGCACCGCGCCGGAGACGATCGTGATCGACGGCGTGAGCCATCTGCGCTGGGCCTTCGGACCGCCGCGTGTACTCCTGCTGGGACACCACGACACGGTGTGGCCGACCGGCTCGCTGAAGGCCCGCCCCTGGTCGGTGTCCGACGGGATCGCCCGGGGTCCGGGAGTGCTGGACATGAAGGCGGGGCTGGTCCAGATGTTCCACGCACTGGCCTCGCTGTCGTCCCTGGACGGCGTGTGCGTACTGGTCAACGGGGACGAGGAAGTCGGCTCCCCCACCTCACGGGCGCTCATCGAGGAAACCGCACGGGGCTGCGTGGCCGCCCTCGTTCTCGAACCGTCCGCGAACGAGCGGGGCGCCCTCAAGACAGCACGCAAGGGCACCTCACGGTACGAGGTCGTGGTGCACGGCAGGGCAGCCCATGCCGGCCTGGAGCCGGAGAAGGGCGTCAACGCCTCGATCGAGGCCGCCCATCAGGTACTGGCCATCGCCGGTCTCGCCGCCTCGCCGAGCCTGACCGACTCCGTCCTCGGAGCACCGACCGTCACACCCACCCTGCTGTCGGCGGGCACGACCCTCAACACCGTGCCCGCGCTGGCAAGAGTCGTGGTGGACGTGCGCGTTCCGAGCCTGGCGGCGCAGGACAGGATCGACGGCCTCCTCCGCGCACTGACCCCCCGGACGAGCGGAGCGCGGCTGAGCGTACGAGGAGGCATGAGGCGGCGGCCCCTAGAACCGGAGTCCTCCGCCGAACTGTTCGCCCTGGCTGCGGAGATCGCTTCGGAGCTGGGTCAGGAACCACTCCACGGCATGGCGGTCGGCGGCGCCTCCGACGGCAACTGCACCGCGGGCGCCGGCTGTCCGACGCTGGACGGCCTGGGCGCTGTCGGCGGCGGAGCACACGCGGACACCGAGCACGTCGATGTCTCCCAGCTGATTCCGCGCACCCGCCTGCTCGCTCAACTGATCGCGCGGACACGGCGATGA
- a CDS encoding dienelactone hydrolase family protein: MSFDDPITDFTRSSVAVEGVEKTVYVAGVGPAVVVLPEMPGISPDVLRLARWVRDAGFTVHVPSLFGTDGAFPTAEGGREVVRRACVSAEFRAFAGGGTSPVTVWLRGLARHAHTACGGPGVGAIGLCFTGNFALTMALEPAVIAPVVNHPSLPLDDPGGLELDAADARAVRDRLDRDGLTVLAYRFEGDRWCTGQRFAAYRSLLGDAFDGRVLPDSAANPAPPPFFADHVGTPHSVVTAHLVDEAGHPTVRARDEILAFLTDRLHPHGNRPLPAT; the protein is encoded by the coding sequence ATGAGCTTCGACGATCCGATCACCGACTTCACCCGCAGCAGCGTGGCCGTGGAGGGGGTGGAGAAGACGGTGTACGTAGCCGGGGTCGGGCCCGCGGTCGTGGTGCTGCCGGAGATGCCGGGCATCAGCCCCGACGTCTTGCGGCTCGCGCGCTGGGTGCGGGACGCGGGCTTCACCGTCCATGTGCCCTCCCTGTTCGGGACGGACGGCGCCTTCCCCACGGCCGAGGGCGGCCGGGAGGTCGTCCGCCGCGCTTGTGTCAGCGCCGAGTTCCGCGCCTTCGCCGGGGGCGGCACCAGCCCGGTGACGGTCTGGCTACGCGGCCTGGCGCGCCACGCCCACACCGCGTGCGGTGGGCCAGGGGTGGGTGCGATCGGCCTGTGCTTCACCGGCAATTTCGCCCTCACCATGGCCCTGGAGCCGGCGGTGATCGCCCCGGTGGTCAACCACCCGTCGCTGCCGCTCGACGACCCCGGCGGACTCGAACTCGACGCGGCGGACGCGCGCGCGGTGCGCGACCGGCTCGACCGCGACGGACTCACCGTCCTCGCCTACCGCTTCGAGGGCGATCGTTGGTGCACGGGGCAGCGCTTCGCCGCCTACCGATCGCTACTGGGCGACGCCTTCGACGGGCGTGTCCTCCCGGACAGCGCCGCCAACCCGGCTCCGCCGCCCTTCTTCGCCGATCATGTCGGCACCCCGCACAGCGTCGTCACCGCCCATCTCGTCGACGAGGCCGGCCACCCCACCGTCCGGGCCCGCGACGAGATACTTGCCTTCCTCACCGACCGCCTGCACCCGCATGGGAACCGACCGCTGCCCGCCACGTGA
- a CDS encoding aromatic amino acid ammonia-lyase, whose protein sequence is MSSQIVDGVAGDSGAIVVLDGRRLMVADVVRLAESAAKPVPATDGMKRVEASWDAAREIASWGRVYGRSTGVGANRNESVPTEAAADHGLRLLRSHAGAIGEELPARQVRAMLAVRANQLLAGGAGLRPTVVTALCEALETGAYPRVNEFGSVGTGDIAALAQMGLALAGEHPWQGAGAAPDPQPLDNNDALALISSNALTLGQSALAVHELRGLIAATQVVAALSLMAIDGSYEAYALPVHEARRHAGSYAVAERMRQLLGAPDRPTPPLGRIQDPYGLRCVPQIHGPAHDAADALEDVLAVEINAAAENPLISAADMAAYHHGGFYLAQLALSLDHFRLAVTQVARLSTSRLSTLNEPGFTRLRPFLADGEPASSGVMILEYAAGAALGDLRAFSAPASLGHAVLSRGVEEQASFASLAARQTLRACEAYRLVVGCELVAAIRALRQRDMRLDPELPVGRAFELADSVLDAELADRPLTDDVTKAAGLLDRFTELWLDLGSESATAFDGRGVVGGRSD, encoded by the coding sequence ATGTCGTCTCAAATCGTGGACGGGGTCGCCGGCGACAGCGGCGCGATCGTCGTCCTGGACGGCCGCCGACTGATGGTCGCAGATGTCGTACGCCTGGCCGAATCCGCCGCAAAACCTGTTCCGGCAACCGACGGGATGAAGCGCGTGGAGGCCTCGTGGGACGCCGCGCGGGAGATCGCCTCGTGGGGTCGCGTCTACGGTCGCTCCACCGGCGTGGGTGCTAACCGGAATGAATCCGTGCCCACGGAGGCGGCCGCCGACCACGGCCTGCGGCTCCTGCGCAGCCATGCCGGAGCGATCGGCGAGGAGCTCCCCGCACGGCAGGTCCGCGCCATGCTCGCGGTCCGCGCCAACCAGCTGCTCGCGGGGGGCGCCGGCCTGCGCCCGACCGTCGTCACGGCGCTCTGCGAGGCCCTGGAGACGGGCGCCTACCCGAGGGTCAACGAATTCGGCTCGGTCGGCACCGGTGACATTGCCGCGCTCGCACAGATGGGCCTCGCGCTGGCGGGTGAGCACCCCTGGCAGGGAGCGGGGGCGGCACCCGACCCGCAGCCCCTCGACAACAACGACGCCCTCGCCCTGATCAGCAGTAACGCCCTCACCCTCGGCCAGTCCGCGCTCGCCGTGCACGAGCTGCGTGGTCTGATCGCGGCCACCCAGGTGGTGGCGGCGCTGTCCCTGATGGCGATCGACGGTTCGTACGAGGCGTACGCGCTGCCCGTGCACGAGGCGCGGCGGCACGCCGGTTCGTACGCGGTCGCGGAACGGATGCGGCAGTTGCTCGGCGCACCCGACCGCCCCACGCCGCCGCTCGGCCGGATCCAGGACCCGTACGGACTCCGCTGCGTGCCGCAGATCCACGGTCCCGCGCACGACGCGGCGGACGCGCTCGAAGACGTCCTCGCGGTCGAGATCAACGCGGCGGCCGAGAATCCGCTGATCTCGGCGGCCGACATGGCGGCGTACCACCATGGCGGCTTCTACCTCGCTCAACTCGCCCTGTCGCTCGACCATTTCAGGCTGGCGGTGACGCAGGTGGCGCGCCTGTCGACCTCGCGCCTCTCGACGCTGAACGAACCGGGCTTCACCCGCTTGCGGCCGTTCCTCGCGGACGGCGAACCGGCGTCGTCGGGCGTGATGATCCTCGAATACGCGGCCGGGGCGGCGCTCGGCGACCTGCGGGCCTTCTCCGCACCCGCGTCGCTCGGCCACGCGGTCCTTTCGCGGGGCGTCGAGGAGCAGGCCAGCTTCGCCTCGCTGGCGGCGCGCCAGACGCTGCGGGCGTGCGAGGCGTACCGGCTCGTCGTGGGCTGTGAACTCGTCGCGGCTATCAGGGCGTTGCGGCAGCGTGACATGCGACTCGACCCGGAGCTGCCGGTGGGCCGTGCCTTCGAGCTGGCGGACTCGGTGCTCGACGCCGAGCTGGCCGACCGGCCGTTGACGGACGATGTGACGAAGGCGGCCGGGCTGCTCGACCGGTTCACGGAGCTGTGGCTGGACCTCGGGTCCGAGAGTGCAACGGCGTTCGACGGCAGGGGTGTTGTGGGAGGACGCTCTGACTGA
- a CDS encoding DUF6585 family protein encodes MATQRPASTSSPLSPEVAELAARHELGELRAAFAPQRLGIMMFALYLFTLTYLLILVIPALLLFLWLRRYPNFSRKQASKRLYLFDNGMIMNPQSADGLIVLRWDSVQLYTNVSQKIINGIPGPITYVYTLLPPTGGASATLTEFYERPGAWGPWIQEAVVRAQGPTALGTVLEGRTIRFGNFEVSRTGITAGGRGHLLWADFQRIDVENGRVHIMKTGDAIPWSRSDVKSIANLAVLLTLAKNLDGRRTTGP; translated from the coding sequence ATGGCAACGCAGAGACCCGCATCAACATCGTCACCCCTGTCGCCCGAGGTCGCCGAACTGGCCGCCCGTCACGAGCTGGGCGAACTCAGGGCCGCCTTCGCCCCCCAACGCCTCGGCATCATGATGTTCGCCCTCTACCTCTTCACGCTCACGTATCTCCTGATCCTCGTCATACCCGCCCTGCTGCTCTTCCTGTGGCTGCGCCGCTACCCGAACTTCAGCAGGAAGCAGGCCTCCAAGCGCCTCTACTTGTTCGATAACGGCATGATCATGAACCCGCAGTCGGCGGACGGCCTGATCGTCCTGCGCTGGGATTCCGTGCAGCTCTACACGAACGTCAGCCAGAAGATCATCAACGGGATTCCCGGCCCCATCACGTACGTCTACACGCTGCTCCCCCCGACAGGAGGAGCGAGCGCCACGCTCACGGAGTTCTACGAGCGCCCCGGCGCGTGGGGGCCATGGATTCAGGAGGCCGTCGTGCGGGCCCAGGGTCCGACAGCTCTGGGCACGGTCCTGGAGGGCAGGACGATCAGGTTCGGAAACTTCGAGGTCTCCCGGACCGGCATCACCGCCGGCGGAAGGGGCCACTTGCTCTGGGCCGACTTCCAGCGGATCGACGTGGAGAACGGCAGGGTCCACATCATGAAGACCGGCGACGCGATCCCCTGGAGCAGGAGCGATGTGAAGAGCATCGCCAATCTCGCCGTCCTGCTCACGCTCGCAAAGAACCTCGACGGCCGTCGTACGACCGGTCCGTAA
- a CDS encoding ABC transporter permease, protein MTVDWSWISDHTGDLTTLTLSHLQAALTAVLLGLIVSLPLAVVAHRVRQLRGLLLGLSNVLFTIPSIAVFVLLLPVSGLTRTTTVIGLTIYTLVVLLRNTVEGLDSVPARTKEAAKAMGTRPLRTLLTVELPLALPVIMAGVRIATVMSISLVSVATYIGDGGLGQLFTDGFQRNFPTPVIVGVVLTLLLALVADALLVTLQYVLTPWTRRQKQRA, encoded by the coding sequence ATGACCGTCGACTGGTCGTGGATATCCGACCACACCGGCGATCTCACCACCCTGACTCTCTCCCACCTGCAGGCCGCCCTCACCGCCGTACTCCTCGGCCTGATCGTCTCGCTCCCCCTGGCCGTCGTCGCACACCGTGTACGCCAACTGCGCGGACTCCTCCTCGGTCTGTCGAACGTCCTGTTCACCATCCCGTCCATCGCCGTCTTCGTACTTCTCCTGCCGGTCAGCGGACTCACCCGCACCACCACCGTCATCGGACTGACGATCTACACGCTCGTCGTGCTCCTGCGGAACACCGTCGAGGGCCTGGACTCCGTCCCCGCCAGGACCAAGGAAGCCGCGAAGGCCATGGGAACCCGGCCGCTGCGCACCCTGCTCACCGTCGAACTGCCCCTCGCCCTCCCCGTGATCATGGCGGGCGTGCGGATCGCGACGGTGATGTCCATCTCCCTCGTCTCCGTGGCCACGTACATCGGCGACGGCGGACTCGGACAGCTGTTCACGGACGGGTTCCAGCGCAACTTCCCCACCCCCGTCATCGTCGGCGTCGTCCTGACGCTGCTCCTCGCTCTCGTCGCGGACGCGCTGCTCGTCACCCTCCAGTACGTCCTGACTCCCTGGACCCGCCGGCAGAAGCAGAGGGCCTGA
- a CDS encoding GlxA family transcriptional regulator produces the protein MAEATRQARERAGPGVGPDALRVGVLAYPDCFASEVFGVPDLMTMAGHLAGPDAPGYRVSVISPRRRVTASGGARLDVRPVREVDVLVVPGFELRPDTDLDARLARLAPEIAAIREQAAAGTAVVSLCVGAFLLAEAGLLDRRRATTSWLHAGELARRCPDADVRPEHLVVTDAGVTTTAAFSAMYDFALDLIRRHNGARVARSTARLALVDDARTSQTPYVDPRLLPQPGGEFSQRVMRRLDQNLAERYDLATLADAFGVSTRTLLRRFSEEAGRSPLAHLQASRVRRARHLLETTDRTVAAVAAAVGYQDPGTFAALFARHTGHRPSAYRAAFRRTAQASARDGGA, from the coding sequence ATGGCCGAGGCGACGCGGCAGGCAAGGGAGCGTGCGGGTCCGGGCGTCGGGCCGGATGCGCTGCGGGTCGGGGTCCTGGCGTACCCGGACTGCTTCGCGTCCGAAGTGTTCGGCGTCCCCGACCTGATGACGATGGCCGGGCACCTCGCCGGACCGGACGCGCCCGGCTACCGGGTGTCGGTCATCTCACCCCGCCGCCGGGTCACCGCCTCGGGCGGCGCGAGGCTGGACGTGCGTCCCGTGCGCGAGGTCGACGTCCTCGTCGTCCCCGGCTTCGAACTGCGCCCGGACACGGACCTCGACGCGCGGCTCGCCCGGCTCGCCCCCGAGATCGCGGCTATCCGCGAGCAGGCCGCCGCCGGCACCGCCGTCGTCTCCCTCTGCGTCGGCGCGTTCCTGCTCGCCGAGGCCGGGCTCCTCGACCGGCGCCGGGCCACCACCTCCTGGCTGCACGCCGGCGAACTGGCCAGGCGCTGCCCGGACGCCGACGTGCGGCCCGAGCACCTGGTCGTCACAGACGCGGGGGTGACGACCACGGCCGCGTTCAGCGCCATGTACGACTTCGCGCTGGACCTGATCCGCCGGCACAACGGCGCCCGGGTGGCCCGCAGCACCGCACGGTTGGCGCTGGTCGACGACGCGCGGACTTCCCAGACCCCGTACGTCGACCCGCGACTCCTCCCGCAGCCCGGCGGGGAGTTCTCCCAGCGCGTCATGCGGCGGCTCGACCAGAACCTCGCCGAGCGGTACGACCTCGCCACGCTCGCGGACGCCTTCGGGGTCAGCACCCGCACGCTGCTGCGCCGCTTCTCCGAAGAGGCCGGACGTAGCCCGCTGGCCCATCTGCAGGCTTCCCGGGTCCGCCGCGCCCGCCATCTGCTGGAGACCACCGACCGCACCGTCGCCGCCGTCGCCGCGGCCGTCGGCTACCAGGACCCTGGTACCTTCGCCGCCCTCTTCGCCCGCCACACCGGCCACCGTCCGAGCGCGTACCGCGCCGCCTTCCGCCGCACGGCCCAGGCGTCCGCCCGGGACGGCGGCGCCTAG
- a CDS encoding ABC transporter permease, giving the protein MYELFKGLGAWLVSGEQWAGPDGIGHRLAEHLQYSLLATLVAAAIALPIGLLIGHTGRGAFLAINLSSFGRALPTVGLVVLVFLASGLSMWPVYIALVALAVPSIVTNTYAGMTAVDPDVRDAARGQGMRWYQVLLQVELPLALPLITTGLRLALIQVVATATIAAYVSFGGLGRYVFDGLAQRDLVQVLGGAVLVAVVAVVLDLALSALQRALFRHRPAKSA; this is encoded by the coding sequence ATGTACGAACTCTTCAAGGGCCTCGGCGCCTGGCTGGTCAGCGGCGAACAGTGGGCCGGCCCCGACGGCATCGGGCACCGTCTCGCCGAGCACCTCCAGTACTCGCTGCTCGCCACTCTCGTCGCCGCCGCCATCGCGCTCCCGATCGGCCTGCTCATCGGGCACACCGGGCGCGGTGCCTTCCTCGCCATCAACCTCTCCAGTTTCGGGCGCGCCCTGCCGACGGTCGGGCTCGTCGTGCTGGTCTTCCTCGCCAGCGGCCTGTCGATGTGGCCCGTCTACATCGCCCTCGTGGCGCTCGCCGTTCCCTCCATCGTCACCAACACGTACGCGGGGATGACCGCTGTCGACCCCGATGTGCGGGACGCGGCGCGCGGCCAGGGGATGCGCTGGTACCAGGTCCTCCTCCAGGTCGAACTGCCCCTCGCGCTCCCCCTGATCACGACCGGGCTCAGGCTCGCGCTCATCCAGGTCGTCGCGACGGCCACCATCGCCGCGTACGTCTCCTTCGGCGGGCTCGGCCGGTACGTCTTCGACGGGCTCGCCCAGCGCGACCTCGTGCAGGTGCTCGGCGGCGCCGTGCTCGTGGCGGTCGTCGCCGTCGTACTCGATCTCGCGCTCTCCGCACTGCAGCGCGCCCTTTTCCGCCACCGCCCCGCCAAGTCGGCCTAG
- a CDS encoding ABC transporter ATP-binding protein, which produces MIQFDKVHKRFPNGTTAVHDLTLEMPEGGVTVLVGSSGCGKTTTLRMINRMVDPTSGTIRVNGKDVLEQDAAELRRSIGYVIQQSGLFPHRTVLDNIATVPLLLGWGRRKARARAAELLETVGLSADAGKRYPHQLSGGQQQRVGVARALAADPPVLLMDEPFGAVDPVVRTQLQDELLRLQKELNKTIVFVTHDIDEAVRLGDRIAVFRTGGHLVQCAAPAELLARPSDAFVADFLGAERGLKLLSLTTLAAVPQGPAPEGTRWQLALDAARKPLAWRDTETDAETPVRSLRDTDSLLSALNESIAAPSGLVARVDADGVLTGVTSREDIHEHAGHVHSEASTVAA; this is translated from the coding sequence ATGATCCAATTCGACAAGGTCCACAAGCGCTTCCCGAACGGCACAACCGCGGTGCACGACCTCACCCTTGAGATGCCGGAGGGGGGCGTGACCGTCCTCGTCGGATCTTCCGGTTGCGGCAAGACGACGACGCTCCGCATGATCAACCGGATGGTCGATCCGACCTCCGGGACGATCCGGGTCAACGGCAAGGACGTCCTGGAGCAGGACGCCGCCGAGCTGCGCCGCTCCATCGGCTACGTCATCCAGCAGTCCGGGCTCTTCCCGCACCGCACAGTCCTGGACAACATCGCGACCGTGCCGCTCCTGCTCGGCTGGGGCCGCAGGAAGGCGCGGGCGCGGGCGGCGGAGCTCCTGGAGACGGTCGGCCTCTCCGCCGACGCCGGGAAGCGCTACCCGCACCAGCTCTCCGGCGGCCAGCAGCAGCGCGTCGGCGTGGCCCGCGCGCTCGCCGCGGACCCGCCGGTGCTCCTGATGGACGAGCCGTTCGGCGCCGTCGACCCCGTGGTCCGCACCCAGCTCCAGGACGAACTCCTCCGTCTTCAGAAGGAGTTGAACAAGACCATCGTCTTCGTCACACACGACATCGACGAGGCCGTACGGCTCGGCGACCGCATAGCCGTCTTCCGCACCGGCGGCCACCTCGTCCAGTGCGCCGCCCCCGCCGAACTCCTGGCCCGCCCCTCGGACGCGTTCGTCGCGGATTTCCTGGGCGCCGAGCGCGGTCTGAAGCTGCTGTCCCTCACGACGCTCGCTGCGGTCCCGCAGGGGCCCGCCCCCGAAGGCACCCGCTGGCAGTTGGCCCTCGACGCCGCCCGCAAGCCGCTGGCCTGGCGCGACACCGAGACGGACGCGGAGACACCGGTCCGCTCGCTGCGGGACACGGACTCGCTGCTCTCGGCGCTCAACGAGTCGATCGCCGCGCCGAGCGGCCTGGTCGCACGGGTCGACGCGGACGGCGTGCTCACCGGCGTGACGTCCCGCGAGGACATCCACGAACACGCGGGGCATGTGCACAGCGAGGCAAGCACGGTGGCCGCATGA
- a CDS encoding LysR family transcriptional regulator, whose product MFETDALRLLVTVAETGSFTKAALRLSYTQSAVSRRIASLEQQAGGPLFERLPRGVRLNSAGRVLHRHAVDVLGSLSRAEHELAALHAGRGGILRVGAFATANISLMPAALREFKRARPDVEVTAVEGRSSTLMRRLAEGALDLAVVSDYPSGLPPAEGVTTTALLGDELLVALHHGHPLAGAGTVDLRDLRDEVWLQDAPADSPTMLADAWARAGFRPRKIIRIAEWAGKFGYAAAGLGVALVPSLATHAVPAGLVLCRLGDLPPHRTVHIALPAAPVPAASKLRDLLHDAADRTVPTGNQA is encoded by the coding sequence GTGTTCGAGACCGATGCGCTGCGTCTGCTGGTGACCGTGGCCGAGACGGGGTCGTTCACCAAGGCCGCGCTGCGGCTCAGTTACACGCAGTCCGCCGTGTCGCGGCGCATCGCCTCGTTGGAACAGCAGGCGGGCGGGCCGCTGTTCGAGCGGCTTCCCAGGGGTGTGCGGTTGAATTCCGCCGGTCGCGTGCTGCATCGGCATGCCGTGGACGTACTGGGGTCACTGTCCAGAGCGGAACACGAACTCGCCGCGCTGCACGCGGGCCGCGGCGGAATCCTGCGCGTCGGTGCCTTCGCCACCGCCAACATCTCCCTGATGCCCGCGGCCCTGCGGGAGTTCAAGCGGGCCAGGCCCGATGTGGAGGTCACCGCGGTCGAGGGGCGGAGCAGCACCCTGATGCGGCGCCTCGCGGAGGGAGCACTCGACCTCGCCGTGGTCAGCGACTACCCGTCCGGTCTTCCGCCGGCCGAGGGGGTCACGACGACGGCTCTCCTGGGGGACGAGCTGCTCGTCGCGCTCCACCACGGGCATCCCCTGGCGGGAGCCGGGACCGTCGACCTGCGCGACCTGCGCGACGAGGTCTGGCTCCAGGACGCGCCCGCGGACAGCCCCACCATGCTCGCCGATGCGTGGGCCCGGGCGGGATTCAGGCCCAGGAAGATCATCAGGATCGCGGAGTGGGCAGGGAAGTTCGGCTACGCCGCCGCCGGGCTGGGGGTCGCCCTGGTCCCCTCGCTGGCGACCCACGCGGTCCCGGCCGGGCTCGTCCTGTGCCGGCTCGGCGACCTCCCCCCGCACCGGACCGTACACATTGCGCTGCCCGCCGCCCCGGTGCCGGCGGCATCGAAGCTGCGGGACCTGCTCCACGATGCCGCCGACCGGACCGTGCCGACCGGAAACCAGGCGTGA